One Salvia splendens isolate huo1 chromosome 1, SspV2, whole genome shotgun sequence genomic window, AAAAGCAAATAAGCATTTGTCAAAAAATACCTTAAAAACAGTTGGTTTGATGAGCTGAAAAACAAGAGCATCACCATCCACCAAGCTATGATCAACCGCAAACTTCTTCCACCCGCCACTAAGCCCGGTTTTCCGACACAGGTACACCACCGGCCACTCCTCGCCCTGCTCGTCCACCAGCTGAACCACGCTGTCGTTTCTTGGCAGCCTCCGCCTGCAGAAATCCGTGTACAGCCCCTGCAATTTGCCGGTTAATAAACAAACCGATAGCACCGCGAAAAAAGGGTAATATTAATTTCACAATGCTGACCAGCCAAAAGCCTCCGCTGACGTGGGAGGGGAGCATTGACCTCACGAATGAGGGGTGATCGGAGCCGAGGGACGATTCGATCTCCTCGGCTTTCTTCATTGCGATGTCACGAGCTTCGCTGGAGGCGTAGACGCGGTTCGAGAAATCCCTCGTTCTGTGAGTTGTTCTGTGGTTTTTGGAAACAAAGttagataaaaaaaagggtTGATTTTTTGTAAATGGAAATGTGGTTAGTGATTAAACCTTCTAGGAATCTGCACACGGTCGTAGACAGTAATCTGTGGAAGGTTTGTGAAGATTGAGAGAAGGGAAAGAGATGAATGAAGTAAAACATAATGTGAAAAAGGCATTGTTGTTACTATACCTCTTTGTATTCGGGAGCTGATTTGTTGGAAAATCGAAGTGATCTTCTAACAGGAACAAGCTCTGTCCTTGCAATCCGAGGTTTGGTCTTCTTCATCTGAATCAAAATGGCCTATTTTTGAGAGAGATACACTTATacagagtgtgtgtgtgtgtgtgtgagagagagagagagagagagagagagagagagagagagagagaaccgGAGAGGGCTTAGGAGAGGAGGCATCTTTGAAGGCTTGAGTGAGAAGAGGGAGATGGAGCTCCTCCATTCTTTTCTTGTTCTCTTCCAATCTCTGCTGCCGTACAGCCTCATACTTCGTCTTTGCCATCACCATTTTCCCTTTCctgctagagagagagagagagagagagttgaacTTAAATGAAATATACTCAGAATCTGGTTCAAATATTGGTGGCAAAAATGACCGTTGGAGTCCCACTTATGAGTTATGGCTGCAGAGTGTTGCGGTAataaatttattgattttacCACTTTACCAATGTGTTTagattatttatttgatttattttgaaatatagtactccctccgtcacatgttactcgcacttttcattttagaccgtaaatttgggattgattttttaatgtaattaaattagaattttaagggtaatgagacatcacttaataaaggagctCTTGACTTAaattaacatattaattaaatgtaaggagtttgtgacgagcTGAAAAAcaacagtgcaagtaacatgagacggagggagtattaggtTGAACTGGAttaatgtgtatatatatggtTAGTGGCGACTGTtactacattaaaaaaattaaacttggATTTTCTTTTGCATTCAAGTATGGTAAAGTTGTACGACCTAATTTAGACtcaaatcaaaacaaatcaTTTAGGTAAACCAAATGATGAGTACATGATTTATCTAATATTTGCAATTGTATCAATTGTGAAATCAAGAAGAATTATTAAAATCTCACTGTTGACGATTAAGGGTAACATaattactcttattttatttaaagaaaattgTCAGAAAAATTATTATATGGTCAGGTCAAATTTGGGTCTATTCCGAAACTTAAAAATAGCATGGAAAAACCATCTAGTTTGGATTTGTTCACAATGATCATACAATGaataaatttgaccaatcactTGTGATATTATCGATGATACTTTGAAtcaaacgacgtcgttttctGTATGAATAAACAACATCGTTTAATTCACTTGCAGTGACGTTCACGTATAATTTCATAACTGTATATCAGAtacaatttcaacaaaaatttCAGTGTGGGATCATTGCGAACAAATCCAAACAACATAATATTTTTGGCTGATTTATAAAGTTGAGGGACAAACCGAAATTTGACCATGGTTTTTTGGACAAATAGCCTTATCATTTACATCTTCCAATTTTCTTGACTGAATTTCCACCAATGTTGAATATAATGTCACTATGTTCTCAGTCAATAGATCCAATCATCCAACACAGTTTACAGTCTATGAACATTGCAATCATGCTCACTCACTCAATCAATCTAAACCAGAAGGCACATTGCTCTGCTACTAAATGGCTCTTGGGAGATAGAGAATGTAACTGAGACTGAAGTTAGCAAGAATATGCACGGCAGATACTGGTACAGTGATATGTTGATGATGATCATTCGGGAAATATAAGTAGTTAAGTGTCGCCAACAACTTTATTCAACTTACCTGCTATCACGGCATAGCCTAATATTTGATCAAGCCCAAGCTCTTTAACCAGGGGACCATCTCTGAGAGACCTTCTCTCAGACTTCTAGGGTTGTAATCCAGTTCTTTCTTTGCCTTCTCGCAACTGTACGCCCATTGATGCCTTAGAACATCAACGGTCTGTTCAATGCAATACGTATATAGTCTGTGAGTCGAAAAGCCCACCAGTATAGATCATAGATAGTCTTAAAACCAACTCTATGTTATACGACATTGCAAACATGCTTTTTTTTAACAAAGTAACTATTGCATAGTAGGAACGATACAAATGAAACTATTTATGCAGGACAAGCAGGTCACGTACAATGAGCAATATTAcagagtaaataaaataatagttccTCACCGGGGGGCTGATTAGGGGAAGCTTCCCAGTTATTCTGGAGACGAGGACGCATATCCATCCATATGCATCAACAAGAAAAAGTGGGATCTTGAATTGAGGCTTCGATGTCTGAGTGATCTCTGCTGCTATATCAAAAACATCTTTGAAGGATGCATTTTCCCCTGTAAGAAGATATCTTTCACCTTTCTGACCTTTAGCTAGTGCAGCAATATGCCCCTGTGCTACATCATCAACATGACAGAACGAGAACCCTTGCTCTTGGCCAACATAGCCTGGCATCCGGCCACTAAAGCGTTCCACAAGCTGCCACAGAGTGCAATCATTTTAAGAGTAAACACATTTGGATGAACATGAACACCTCTTACATCATCATGAACATCAAACACTTTTATGAATGTCGAACCAAAAAAACACGCAAAAAAAAGTATGAAAAAGCACCTAAAGATCAATATAGCATCAAGTGAAAAGACAACATCAACAAGAAACCTGTTCGGTTCCAGAGAGGTAAAAACTCCCTAATTTTCCAGTTCAAGCTTCGCACATAATCAAACATGTTTCACCTTAACCACTGACATTTTAATCTCAACTGCTAATTCATCCTATTTCACCAGCACGAAATTATCATACAATCAACTACCTAAATTGGACACCAAGCAAAAACTCCATGGTCAAACTTTATTAGAACGAGCACACATCATCATTAACATGGAACAGTTTTATCAAATTCACACCAAAAGAACGCACAAGAAGTGTGAAAACACCTATAGATCAAGACAGAATCAAGTAAAAAGACAGCATTGATAGGAAACCGTTTCAGTTCCAAAGGGGTAACAAATCCCTAATTTTTCAGTTCAAGCTTCACACATAATCAAACATGTTTCAATTTAATCACTGACATTGTAATCTTGGCAGAGGTTCATCCTTTTCCACAACATGAAAATATCACAAATCAACAACCAAAATCCAGCTTTCTTAGAACAAGCAAATGAGTAACTTACCAACTGAGCCACCATATTGCCAGTTGTGACTTTTCCTGGACCATAAATAACTCCAGGATACACTGGCACAATCGGCACCCCCTCAGCAGCAGCATCCAACGCAATCTTATCTGATAAAGCTTTCGACTTCTCATACTCAGTACAGAAATGCTTAGCAGGATGCACCTACAAACACACATTTCTCCAACAATTTTCAACAGAAATAAGAAGCCATATTTCTCCTAAAAACATTAAACTGAACTGAATTGAACAGAGTATAATAGACTACAGAGTTTTTAGTACTTGAGTCTCATCAGCAATGTACCCATCCGTTGACCCCAACGCAAAAAACGATGACGTATAAATGATCTTCTCGATCGTCTCCGTCTCCGTATACGCCTTCAACACATTCCTCAATCCTCCAACATTAACCTAACAAACTTTAAGTCAACACAAAATCTATGTTTCATTTCCACTACAAACCAATCACCACATAAAAAATCCAGCTATCAATTTAACGACTAGCAATTAATCCAGCTATCAATTTAACGACTAGCACTTGATCCTCTTCGCATCTAATCAGAAACCAATAGCATCAGAGAACCTACTGCTCAGTCAACTAATCATCAACTAACATTCCACAGCATGTTAATTTCCGATTAACGACTAGTAATTAATCCTCTTCGCATCTACTCCGAAACCAACAACATCGGAGAAGCAACTGATTAGTCAACTAATCATCAATTAACATTCAACAGAATATTAATTTCCGtttaataaatcaaaacatgaaGCTGAGCTCACCGAAGTGAATCTGGCGG contains:
- the LOC121802636 gene encoding B3 domain-containing protein At5g42700-like isoform X1, whose amino-acid sequence is MVMAKTKYEAVRQQRLEENKKRMEELHLPLLTQAFKDASSPKPSPMKKTKPRIARTELVPVRRSLRFSNKSAPEYKEITVYDRVQIPRRTTHRTRDFSNRVYASSEARDIAMKKAEEIESSLGSDHPSFVRSMLPSHVSGGFWLGLYTDFCRRRLPRNDSVVQLVDEQGEEWPVVYLCRKTGLSGGWKKFAVDHSLVDGDALVFQLIKPTVFKVFITRVGDGECDDKVGGE
- the LOC121802636 gene encoding B3 domain-containing protein At3g19184-like isoform X2, whose product is MVMAKTKYEAVRQQRLEENKKRMEELHLPLLTQAFKDASSPKPSPMKKTKPRIARTELVPVRRSLRFSNKSAPEYKEITVYDRVQIPRRTTHRTRDFSNRVYASSEARDIAMKKAEEIESSLGSDHPSFVRSMLPSHVSGGFWLGLYTDFCRRRLPRNDSVVQLVDEQGEEWPVVYLCRKTGLSGGWKKFAVDHSLVDGVYNKSW
- the LOC121754503 gene encoding putative dihydroflavonol 4-reductase, whose translation is MKKVALVTGASGYLGGRLCHALLHQGYSVKAFVRKTSDVSSLLPPSDAADGSLQLVYGDVTDYPSLLEAFSGCHFVFHTAALVEPWLPDPARFTSVNVGGLRNVLKAYTETETIEKIIYTSSFFALGSTDGYIADETQVHPAKHFCTEYEKSKALSDKIALDAAAEGVPIVPVYPGVIYGPGKVTTGNMVAQLLVERFSGRMPGYVGQEQGFSFCHVDDVAQGHIAALAKGQKGERYLLTGENASFKDVFDIAAEITQTSKPQFKIPLFLVDAYGWICVLVSRITGKLPLISPPTVDVLRHQWAYSCEKAKKELDYNPRSLREGLSEMVPWLKSLGLIKY